In Bacteroidota bacterium, the DNA window TTTTTTTTGCCAGTCTTTGACACCGATGCCTTTGTATTTTATTTTGAGTTTTTCAATCAAACTAATCAGTGTCTTTTCATATTCATAAGGGTCAATTTCTTGCAAACCAATTTTGATATTGCGTTCACTGATTTTACGCATCTTTAATTCTCTCATTATTTTGAGCCTACCCCACTTTTTCTGTCTAAACTTTCCTCCACAATATGCTTTAGCAAACCTTTCCTCATTCAAAAAACGGTATTGAATCAACTCCGAGATGATTTCCTCCACGTCATCTGAAATCAACCCGTATGAATATAGCTTTGACCTGACTTCTTCTTGATGTCTTTCTTGATAGGCACAGAATTTTTCAATTTTTTTTCGCGCTGCCGAAGGTGTCAGTTTTTCTGTTTGCACAAGGGCAAAAGTAAGCAGAATGGATGCACCAAAACATGCCGTCATCATTGTGATAAGTTTTCTTGGTATCTAAATTTAGCACGTCCTGCTTATTTCTTTTGTCTAATCCTCATTTCTGCGCACTTCAGCCGAGTGCATGACAAATATCATATACCCCTATGACAACAATCATTGTGCATTATAATTTCCTGCTTCAACTTTGTCCCAAGTTTAAATCAACTATATTATGAAAGCAAAAAAATTAACAACCCACCTTTTATTAGGTGCTTTTTTTTGCGCTTCTTCTCTCATCATCACAGACCTGAAAGCACAAGAAAATTCAGTTTCAGAAAACTCAATCAATATTTCTTACCAACTACGTCCTCGCATAGAGTTTCGCGATGGTAATTTTACACCGGCAAATAAAAATACGGCTCCGGCAGCACTTATCAGCCAAAGAGACCGCCTTAGTATAGATTATAAATACAAAGATTTATTAACGGTACATTTTGCACCTCAAAGCGTGAGTATTTGGGGTCAGGCAAACATGGTGCAGGGCGCTGAGATGAGTGCTAATCAAATTTCTATGTTTGAATCTTGGGCGCAACTAAAACTTCATTCATTCTGGAATGTAAAGTTTGGTCGTCAGATTATTTCCTTAGACGATGAGCGATTTTTTGGTGCCTTGGACTGGGCACAAGGAGCAAGAGCACACGATGCATTGTCTTTCGGGTTTCTCAATAATAAATATGAGTTAAAAGGATTTTTTGCCTTTAACCAAAATTACAAAACCTTGTATGGCAACAATCTCAACAATCCTGCGGGCAATTTATATAGTCCGGCAGACGCACTTCCATACAAAACGATGCAAACCTTATGGGGAAACATTCCTATCAATGAATCCATGAAGGTTACGCTTTTGGCAGCCAATCTTGGAGTTCAGAATGCTGTT includes these proteins:
- a CDS encoding RecX family transcriptional regulator → MMTACFGASILLTFALVQTEKLTPSAARKKIEKFCAYQERHQEEVRSKLYSYGLISDDVEEIISELIQYRFLNEERFAKAYCGGKFRQKKWGRLKIMRELKMRKISERNIKIGLQEIDPYEYEKTLISLIEKLKIKYKGIGVKDWQKKQKIISALMSKGYESDMIVDVLNENT
- a CDS encoding alginate export family protein, giving the protein MKAKKLTTHLLLGAFFCASSLIITDLKAQENSVSENSINISYQLRPRIEFRDGNFTPANKNTAPAALISQRDRLSIDYKYKDLLTVHFAPQSVSIWGQANMVQGAEMSANQISMFESWAQLKLHSFWNVKFGRQIISLDDERFFGALDWAQGARAHDALSFGFLNNKYELKGFFAFNQNYKTLYGNNLNNPAGNLYSPADALPYKTMQTLWGNIPINESMKVTLLAANLGVQNAVSPLDSVKTTYIQTYGFNFIENGKSLSLIVSGYYQMAKNTQAYMGSVFADYAVNSAWNIGLGSDLVSGNDFGSPVTENAIFNPFFHTGHKFYGSMDYFYAGNGHGGVGLSDNYAKINFKSEKGYSVNLAIHQFITPNKVKTPSKEYDSNLGQEIDLTINYKINKFASLVGGYSFFLNTPTLNVLKTKPNAKDYQQWGWLSINLNPTIFKTNF